A single window of Rana temporaria chromosome 1, aRanTem1.1, whole genome shotgun sequence DNA harbors:
- the LOC120915372 gene encoding flocculation protein FLO11-like, protein MKTAVFIVCLVGLAYAYPTSSDSNSSHMDSPESHDTSSSEEFTIPPAVNITLEPLTNQPRGDSLRLRRALRQFVSSSESHSKSISNSIPDSSDSSSSEELRTVPTVDGATAGQALTENLRRKRAAGQKPHSSSSEHSSESTTTESISSHTSESSEEDSHEHSTKQNLLQGILETSTVPDTSEESSEERTTNTPIFQP, encoded by the exons ATGAAAACTGCTGTGTTCATTGTGTGCCTTGTCGGCTTGGCCTACGCATATCCC acatcaTCAGACTCAAACTCTTCTCACATG GATTCACCTGAAAGCCACGATACTTCTTCATCAGAAGAGTTCACCATCCCCCCTGCAGTAAATATTACACTTGAGCCCTTAACCAATCAACCAAGAGGTGACAGCCTGCGTCTTAGACGTGCTTTAAGACAG tttgtatctTCAAGTGAAAGTCACAGTAAATCTATCTCAAACTCAATCCCCGACTCCTCCGACTCCTCCTCTTCTGAAGAATTAAGAACTGTTCCTACCGTCGATGGGGCAACAGCTGGTCAAGCACTAACAGAAAACCTGCGCCGCAAACGTGCCGCTGGACAG AAACCTCACAGCAGCTCCTCAGAGCATTCTTCTGAAAGTACAACCACCGAGAGCATCAGTAGCCACACATCTGAGAGTTCAGAAGAAGATAGCCACGAGCACAGCACTAAGCAGAACTTATTGCAGGGTATCCTGGAGACATCCACTGTACCTGACACTTCTGAAGAGAGCTCAGAAGAGAGAACAACAAATACTCCCATCTTCCAGCCCTGA